A window of Christiangramia forsetii KT0803 contains these coding sequences:
- a CDS encoding hydroxymethylglutaryl-CoA reductase, degradative translates to MTKPVNGFSKFSKSEKIAWLAENYLAENKKAVSTLQQYWNDDEKLQKLHDEFIENTVSNFYLPLGLAPNFLINGKHHVLPMAIEESSVVAAASKAAKFWSERGGFKATVINQKKIGQVHFLYTGDFSKLEKLFKNIEPKFRESVKSITRNMEKRGGGILEIDLIDKTQDLKNYYQLFVKFDTRDSMGANFINSCLEKFAEVLQEEASKVQDFTKEENLQIIMSILSNYVPECIVRAEVSCPVNELSEDKNMSGEQFAEKFVQAVKIAEIEPYRAVTHNKGIMNGIDAVVLATGNDFRAVEAGIHAYASRNGSYSSLTHASVENGIFKFWMEIPLALGTVGGLTSLHPLVKLALDILQKPSASELMEITAVAGLAQNFAALRSLTTTGIQQGHMKMHLMNILNQNEATENEKEKMVEYFTHHTITHSSVIDQLEKIRS, encoded by the coding sequence ATGACAAAGCCCGTAAACGGATTCTCAAAATTTAGTAAATCTGAGAAAATAGCATGGCTGGCAGAGAATTATTTAGCCGAAAATAAAAAAGCTGTTTCAACTCTTCAACAGTACTGGAACGATGATGAAAAATTACAAAAGCTTCATGATGAATTCATTGAAAATACAGTCTCTAATTTCTATCTACCCCTAGGCCTGGCACCCAATTTTCTTATAAACGGGAAACATCATGTTTTGCCAATGGCTATTGAAGAAAGTTCTGTTGTGGCCGCGGCCAGTAAGGCTGCAAAATTCTGGAGCGAAAGAGGTGGATTTAAAGCAACAGTAATAAATCAAAAGAAAATAGGGCAGGTACATTTTCTTTATACCGGAGATTTTTCAAAACTAGAGAAGCTCTTTAAAAATATAGAACCGAAATTTCGGGAGTCCGTAAAATCCATTACCAGAAATATGGAAAAAAGAGGCGGTGGTATTTTAGAGATCGATCTTATTGACAAAACACAGGATCTTAAAAATTACTACCAGCTTTTTGTCAAATTTGATACCAGAGATTCTATGGGAGCAAATTTCATCAATTCCTGTTTAGAGAAATTTGCAGAAGTACTTCAGGAGGAAGCCTCGAAAGTTCAGGATTTTACTAAAGAAGAAAATCTTCAGATAATAATGAGCATACTTTCTAATTATGTCCCGGAATGTATTGTTAGAGCTGAAGTATCCTGCCCAGTTAATGAGCTCTCTGAAGATAAAAATATGAGCGGAGAGCAGTTTGCAGAAAAATTCGTTCAGGCGGTTAAAATAGCCGAAATTGAGCCCTACAGAGCTGTTACCCATAATAAGGGGATTATGAACGGTATAGATGCCGTGGTATTGGCCACAGGAAATGATTTTAGAGCGGTAGAAGCCGGGATTCATGCGTATGCTTCAAGGAATGGCAGTTATTCCAGCCTTACTCACGCTTCGGTTGAAAACGGAATTTTTAAATTTTGGATGGAAATTCCTTTAGCCCTGGGAACTGTTGGAGGACTCACAAGTTTACATCCACTTGTAAAACTAGCTTTGGATATTCTTCAAAAACCATCTGCCAGTGAATTGATGGAGATTACGGCGGTTGCCGGACTGGCCCAAAATTTCGCAGCGCTTAGATCACTCACCACCACTGGAATTCAACAGGGCCATATGAAGATGCATCTTATGAACATCTTAAATCAAAACGAGGCCACCGAAAATGAGAAGGAGAAGATGGTGGAATATTTTACACATCATACGATTACTCACAGCAGCGTAATTGACCAATTGGAAAAAATAAGATCTTAA
- a CDS encoding peptidylprolyl isomerase: protein MAVLNKIRQRSVFLIIIIALALFSFVLADVIRNGGMASQSSQNTIATVNGNEIGREEFAREVEAFERNMGNNMSTTQAVNRIWEQKLRQVILEEEVEKLGIRAGEAQVTQLVRTQMANNPNFTNEAGMFDENRLREYVANLKETSPQAYEQWQQFTSNLAETAKMNSYYNMVGAGVGATLIEGEQAYRLQNDNINMKFVQVPYSSVPDSEVEVTKSDIKSYLDNHSSRFETEASRSLQYVIFEESASGDDKTEAKETLNSLRNQRVEYNAAVGANDTLAGFDNTDDYATFVGNNSDLPFENRFKFRNDFSGNNAEAIFSLNEGETYGPYEENGYWKLSKVIQTKNIPDSVKASHILVTYQGSQLGAGVSRSKEEAQVLADSIAGVVKGDNAKFAELASEFSADGSNKEQGGDLGYFVPGTMIPAFDNYVFDNSTGDVGVVETPLGYHVISIDDQTEAARAVKVATIAKEIQASEKTMNNLFNEVTKFEISASEGDFGDIAKQGNYEVRTVKDVKALEENIPGAGAQRRVIQWAFEDEAKVGDVRRFETNNGYVVAQLTSKRDKGLMSVEEASGEVTPILRKEKKAKLIKDRLKGSSLQEIANNQGVSVQNADAVNLSSPTLAGAGEEPEVVGAVFSLEPGKVSSPIAGEKGVYVAELVSKFEAPTMDSYKGFAQQESAARRAQATMRIFDALKKKAEIEDNRARFY, encoded by the coding sequence ATGGCAGTATTAAATAAAATCAGACAAAGGTCTGTTTTCTTGATTATCATCATTGCACTAGCTTTATTTTCTTTTGTTTTAGCTGATGTGATTAGAAACGGAGGAATGGCTTCTCAAAGTTCCCAGAATACCATTGCAACCGTAAACGGTAATGAGATTGGTAGAGAGGAGTTTGCACGTGAGGTAGAAGCTTTTGAAAGAAACATGGGTAACAACATGAGCACAACCCAGGCGGTAAACCGTATCTGGGAGCAAAAGTTGAGACAGGTAATTCTTGAAGAAGAGGTTGAAAAACTTGGAATTAGAGCTGGTGAAGCTCAGGTTACACAACTTGTGCGTACTCAAATGGCAAATAATCCAAATTTCACCAATGAGGCTGGAATGTTCGATGAGAACAGATTGAGAGAATATGTTGCAAATTTAAAGGAGACTTCTCCGCAAGCATATGAGCAATGGCAACAATTCACTTCGAATCTTGCTGAAACTGCTAAGATGAATAGCTATTATAATATGGTTGGTGCCGGAGTAGGTGCTACCCTTATAGAAGGAGAGCAAGCTTATAGACTTCAAAATGATAATATTAATATGAAGTTTGTTCAGGTTCCTTACTCTTCAGTTCCAGATAGCGAAGTTGAAGTGACAAAATCTGATATCAAATCTTACCTGGATAATCATTCTTCCCGTTTTGAAACAGAAGCTTCAAGAAGTCTGCAATATGTGATCTTTGAAGAAAGTGCTTCGGGAGATGATAAGACTGAGGCAAAAGAGACTTTAAATTCATTGAGAAATCAGCGAGTAGAATATAATGCTGCAGTTGGAGCTAACGATACACTTGCTGGATTTGACAATACCGATGATTATGCCACTTTTGTGGGTAATAATTCAGATCTGCCTTTTGAAAATAGATTCAAATTCAGAAATGATTTTTCCGGGAATAATGCCGAAGCGATCTTCAGCCTAAATGAGGGAGAGACTTACGGTCCTTATGAGGAGAATGGTTACTGGAAATTGAGTAAAGTAATTCAAACTAAGAATATTCCAGATTCTGTAAAAGCCAGTCATATCCTGGTAACCTATCAGGGGTCTCAGCTTGGTGCCGGTGTAAGCCGTTCTAAAGAGGAAGCTCAAGTTTTAGCTGATAGTATTGCAGGTGTGGTAAAAGGCGACAATGCTAAATTTGCTGAATTGGCATCAGAATTTTCTGCCGATGGTTCAAATAAAGAGCAGGGTGGAGATCTTGGATATTTCGTTCCGGGGACAATGATTCCTGCATTTGATAATTACGTTTTTGATAATTCAACAGGAGATGTTGGAGTTGTAGAAACGCCACTTGGATACCATGTAATTTCTATAGACGATCAAACCGAAGCTGCAAGAGCAGTAAAAGTTGCAACGATCGCAAAAGAGATTCAGGCTTCTGAAAAGACAATGAACAACTTATTTAATGAAGTAACGAAATTTGAAATTTCAGCTTCAGAAGGTGATTTTGGAGATATTGCAAAGCAAGGAAATTATGAAGTACGTACGGTAAAAGATGTAAAGGCTTTAGAGGAAAATATTCCTGGTGCCGGAGCACAACGTAGAGTAATCCAATGGGCCTTTGAAGATGAAGCCAAAGTTGGTGACGTTAGAAGATTCGAAACAAATAACGGATATGTAGTAGCTCAGTTAACTTCTAAGAGAGATAAGGGACTTATGAGCGTGGAAGAGGCTTCAGGAGAAGTTACTCCAATTCTTAGGAAAGAGAAAAAAGCTAAATTAATTAAAGACAGGTTAAAAGGAAGCTCACTTCAGGAAATTGCAAATAATCAGGGAGTAAGTGTTCAAAATGCCGATGCTGTAAACTTGAGTAGCCCTACTTTAGCCGGAGCAGGTGAAGAGCCAGAGGTTGTTGGAGCAGTGTTCTCTTTAGAACCAGGAAAGGTTAGCTCACCTATAGCCGGGGAAAAAGGAGTGTATGTTGCAGAATTAGTAAGCAAATTTGAAGCACCTACAATGGATTCTTATAAAGGTTTTGCTCAGCAGGAAAGTGCTGCTCGTAGAGCTCAGGCTACTATGAGAATTTTTGATGCTCTTAAAAAGAAAGCTGAAATTGAAGATAACAGAGCTAGATTTTACTAG
- a CDS encoding membrane protein, whose amino-acid sequence MIKRFIVIVALFLAFTAQAQENVSSPYSYYGIGLTNFKGTVENRSMGGLSIFNDSIHVNIQNPASYGTLKLTNFNVGASHDRVKLETDTNSDNAKISSFDYLALAFPVSDRVGVGFGIVPYTSVGYRILDMEEGSASLLNGRGGMNKVFVSAGISLTDELSFGVDANYNFGNFQNSQSINREDLQYGTTDVNRSDIRGFSFNFGANYQRDISEKLKLHVSGTYAPAMDLDSENSRSISTVDFSSGTGRVIDFRDLDLGDTQFEFPSKLTIGAGLGEENKWFAGAEYSNVGSSSFENSFRFRGDGGTYEDASQFSVGGFYIPNYNSFTSYLERIVYRAGFRYDETGLIINDESINEFGISFGLGLPVGTFFSNANLGIELGQRGTKNSGLIQENFLRLSIGLSLNDQWFTKRKFN is encoded by the coding sequence ATGATAAAACGATTTATAGTAATCGTAGCTTTATTTTTAGCTTTTACTGCACAAGCGCAGGAAAATGTATCCTCGCCATATTCATATTACGGGATTGGTTTGACAAACTTTAAAGGGACTGTAGAAAATAGGTCCATGGGGGGCTTAAGCATATTTAATGATAGTATTCATGTGAATATTCAAAATCCTGCCAGTTACGGAACTCTAAAACTTACTAATTTTAATGTTGGTGCAAGTCACGATCGTGTGAAATTAGAAACAGATACAAATAGTGATAATGCAAAAATCTCATCATTTGACTATCTGGCACTGGCGTTTCCTGTTAGTGACCGGGTGGGAGTTGGTTTTGGGATTGTCCCTTATACTTCTGTAGGTTATAGAATTCTTGACATGGAAGAAGGCTCAGCTAGTTTGCTTAATGGAAGGGGAGGTATGAACAAGGTGTTTGTTTCAGCTGGGATTTCCTTAACAGATGAATTAAGCTTTGGTGTAGATGCTAATTATAATTTTGGAAACTTTCAGAATTCTCAAAGTATCAACCGTGAAGACCTGCAGTATGGGACTACAGATGTAAATAGATCTGATATTAGAGGTTTCAGCTTCAATTTTGGAGCTAATTACCAGAGGGATATTTCAGAAAAACTAAAATTGCACGTGTCTGGAACCTATGCACCGGCTATGGATCTTGATTCAGAAAATTCAAGATCTATTTCTACTGTTGATTTTTCTTCTGGAACAGGCAGGGTGATCGATTTTAGAGACCTTGATTTAGGAGATACACAATTTGAATTTCCTTCGAAACTGACAATAGGTGCAGGTCTGGGTGAAGAAAACAAATGGTTTGCTGGTGCCGAATATTCTAATGTAGGTTCATCTTCTTTTGAAAATAGTTTTAGATTTAGAGGAGATGGGGGTACTTATGAAGACGCTTCGCAATTCTCGGTTGGAGGATTTTATATTCCCAACTATAATTCTTTTACAAGTTACTTAGAGAGAATAGTTTATAGAGCTGGGTTTCGTTATGATGAGACTGGTTTGATAATCAATGATGAATCTATTAATGAGTTTGGCATATCTTTTGGACTAGGTTTGCCAGTCGGAACATTTTTCTCTAATGCAAACCTTGGAATCGAGCTTGGACAAAGAGGCACAAAGAATTCAGGATTAATTCAAGAGAACTTTTTAAGACTGTCTATAGGACTATCTTTAAATGACCAATGGTTCACGAAAAGAAAATTTAATTAA
- the lptC gene encoding LPS export ABC transporter periplasmic protein LptC — protein MLFQLDAGSVRLFVSRAYKMKLTYSNIISGIVTLIGVTMLFSCEGNLQQVRAFSLEEDAPQAIAEGVNLKFTDSGRLVATLKSAKMLDYTNKAFAYREFPDGVEVEFFDEQDKKNTVIADYGIVYEKTKLIDLQRNVVIVTADSTVLKASQLFWDQERNWIFTDKPNTIRFSDGSYTEDLGFDSNQDFTNFRSRTNTGIQIIEEEKDE, from the coding sequence ATGCTATTTCAATTGGATGCTGGATCGGTGAGACTGTTCGTATCCCGAGCCTATAAGATGAAACTCACATATAGTAATATTATTTCAGGCATTGTCACGCTCATAGGCGTGACAATGCTTTTTTCATGTGAAGGCAATTTACAACAGGTAAGAGCTTTCAGTTTAGAAGAAGACGCCCCTCAGGCAATCGCTGAAGGTGTTAACTTAAAGTTTACAGATTCCGGTAGATTGGTAGCAACCTTAAAAAGCGCCAAAATGCTGGATTATACAAACAAGGCTTTTGCTTACCGTGAATTTCCCGATGGAGTAGAAGTAGAGTTTTTTGATGAGCAGGATAAAAAAAACACCGTAATTGCAGATTATGGGATCGTCTACGAAAAGACTAAACTAATAGATTTACAGAGGAATGTGGTGATTGTTACTGCAGATAGCACTGTTCTGAAGGCAAGTCAGTTGTTTTGGGATCAGGAAAGAAACTGGATATTTACAGATAAGCCTAATACCATTAGATTTTCAGACGGATCATATACAGAAGACCTTGGTTTTGATTCTAATCAGGATTTCACTAATTTTCGTTCAAGAACCAATACTGGAATACAAATTATAGAAGAAGAAAAAGATGAGTAA
- a CDS encoding hemolysin family protein, with translation MEVDVIIIVCSLLLSAFFSGMEIAYVSSNKIFIEIEKMQNDFLAKVLKKLTKKPSKFIATMLVGNNIALVVYGFFMGDLLMAWLSGIETESGFITYLIQDLSLFTQTIISTLVILLTAEFLPKVFFQIYANSMLKFFAVPAYIFYILFSFVSSFIIWISDIILKRFFKTDGDEVQLAFSKVELGNFISEQMETIEEHEDVDSEIQIFQNALSFSDIKAREVMIPRTEIIAVDQGQAPDDLVETFTETGLSKILIYNETIDDIIGYVHSFELFKRPKSIKSILLPVVFVPETMWVKDVLNILIKKRKSIAVVIDEYGGTSGMMTVEDIVEELFGEIEDEHDSAVLIEEKLGEDHFKFSARLEVDYLNETYRTEIPEGENYETLSGFIVNHTEEIPQQGEIITIEDFEIKILETSNTKIELVELKINPED, from the coding sequence ATGGAGGTTGATGTAATTATTATCGTTTGTTCTTTATTGCTTTCTGCTTTTTTCTCAGGGATGGAGATCGCTTACGTTTCTTCCAATAAGATCTTCATTGAGATTGAAAAAATGCAGAATGATTTTCTTGCTAAGGTTCTTAAAAAACTTACTAAAAAGCCGTCGAAATTTATTGCGACTATGCTCGTGGGGAATAATATCGCCCTGGTAGTCTATGGGTTTTTTATGGGAGACCTCTTGATGGCCTGGTTAAGTGGGATAGAGACAGAAAGCGGTTTTATTACTTATCTCATCCAAGATCTTAGTCTGTTTACCCAGACAATAATCTCAACACTGGTAATTCTTCTTACTGCTGAATTTCTTCCGAAGGTATTCTTCCAGATCTATGCAAATTCAATGTTGAAGTTTTTTGCCGTTCCGGCATATATCTTCTATATCCTTTTCAGCTTTGTTTCTTCTTTTATTATCTGGATTTCAGATATAATATTAAAACGTTTCTTCAAAACAGATGGGGATGAAGTTCAGTTAGCATTTAGTAAAGTTGAACTGGGGAATTTTATCAGTGAACAAATGGAAACGATAGAGGAGCATGAAGATGTGGACAGTGAGATCCAGATATTCCAGAATGCGCTTTCTTTTTCAGATATAAAGGCGAGAGAAGTTATGATTCCACGTACCGAGATTATTGCGGTAGATCAGGGTCAGGCACCAGACGATCTTGTGGAAACTTTTACCGAAACAGGACTTTCTAAGATTCTGATTTACAATGAAACCATAGACGATATTATTGGCTACGTTCATTCTTTTGAACTTTTTAAAAGGCCCAAGTCTATAAAATCTATTTTACTGCCGGTTGTTTTTGTTCCTGAAACCATGTGGGTGAAAGATGTACTGAACATCCTTATTAAAAAGAGGAAAAGTATCGCTGTGGTTATAGATGAATATGGTGGCACTAGCGGAATGATGACGGTAGAAGATATTGTAGAGGAATTATTTGGAGAGATTGAAGATGAACATGACTCTGCTGTTTTAATTGAAGAGAAATTGGGGGAAGATCATTTTAAATTTTCGGCCAGGCTTGAGGTAGATTATCTTAACGAAACTTATAGAACTGAAATTCCTGAAGGGGAGAATTATGAAACCTTAAGTGGTTTTATAGTGAACCATACTGAGGAAATCCCACAGCAGGGAGAGATCATAACTATTGAGGATTTCGAAATAAAAATCCTGGAAACTTCCAATACAAAAATAGAATTAGTAGAGCTTAAAATCAATCCTGAAGATTAA
- a CDS encoding GYDIA family GHMP kinase, translated as MQKFRSNGKILLTGEYAVLNGAKSLALPTKMGQSMEVSEAQKNRISWTSYDENDNIWFQSDFEFENGDFTHIISLEDQKDLEKQEIAKRLRQILKVAFSKNSEAFSDKGYIIKTKLGFNRKWGLGTSSTLINNLAQWLKIDPYYLLQNSFGGSGYDIAAAGSNLPITFQLTDNGPVNFTADFNPTFKEELFFVYLNRKQNSREAIAHYRNQPMEDIQGLTDKISGITEQIIKSESLEEFKIFLKAHETLISKVINIPRIQTELFSDYPGMIKSLGGWGGDFILATGMEEEKEYFRKKGYHSIFDYQDLIK; from the coding sequence ATGCAAAAATTCAGAAGTAACGGAAAAATACTACTTACCGGCGAATATGCCGTCTTAAATGGAGCAAAATCCCTGGCATTACCAACTAAAATGGGTCAGAGCATGGAAGTTTCCGAGGCCCAAAAAAATAGAATTTCCTGGACGAGTTACGATGAAAATGATAATATCTGGTTTCAATCAGATTTTGAATTTGAAAATGGAGATTTTACACATATCATTTCCTTAGAAGATCAAAAGGATTTAGAAAAGCAAGAAATTGCAAAAAGACTTCGGCAAATATTAAAGGTGGCATTTAGTAAGAATTCGGAAGCTTTTTCTGATAAGGGATATATCATTAAAACCAAACTGGGTTTTAATAGAAAATGGGGTCTTGGCACCTCTTCTACCTTAATCAATAATCTTGCTCAATGGCTAAAAATTGATCCATACTATTTACTTCAAAATAGTTTTGGTGGAAGTGGTTATGATATTGCAGCAGCCGGGAGCAATCTTCCTATTACCTTTCAATTAACAGATAATGGTCCGGTAAATTTTACCGCTGATTTTAATCCGACCTTTAAGGAAGAGCTATTTTTTGTCTACCTAAACAGAAAACAAAACAGTAGAGAAGCCATAGCTCACTATCGAAATCAGCCAATGGAAGATATTCAGGGCCTCACTGATAAAATTTCAGGAATCACAGAACAGATCATTAAGAGTGAAAGCCTGGAAGAATTTAAAATATTTCTGAAAGCACATGAAACCTTGATCTCAAAGGTGATCAATATTCCAAGAATTCAAACAGAATTATTTTCAGATTATCCCGGAATGATAAAAAGCCTTGGAGGATGGGGCGGAGATTTTATTCTTGCCACCGGTATGGAAGAAGAAAAGGAATACTTCAGAAAAAAAGGCTACCACAGTATTTTCGATTATCAGGATTTGATCAAATAA
- a CDS encoding S9 family peptidase: MKFPKILVAFILAASSVLMAQQKEVSLEEIWSGTFREERLQSLQSLNNGEEYVVLNRDRESGAASIDVYSYKSGKKTRTLLSSNDLDKIDSFQGFKFSKKEDKILLSTEVEPIYRRSSREIFYVYDVKSKDLKKVSEDKVQEASFSPDASKLAYVFDNNIYILDLKTNERTQVTKDGEINSTINGITDWVYEEEFSFVKAFEWNPTGEKLAFLKFDETEVPEFSMDLFGKDLYPTQQVFKYPKAGEANSKVSLHMYDVKFKNSEEIDLGDKYDVASEAKTSEDFSDFYISRIKWSADPMLLSVQVLNRHQNNLDLIFVDAEDNDATVVLNETDEAYVDITDNLTFLEDNSFIWTSEQDGYNHIYHYDEQGELLDQVTSGDWEVTNYYGYDKKADKIYYQSTENGSVNRDVYSVKPNGKNKKRLTERTGMNSASFSADYTYFINSFTNVETPHVYTLHRTKDGKQVREILNNSELLKKNEPYGFSPKELSTININGNDLNMWTIKPSDFDENKEYPLLMFQYSGPGSQSVSNSYFSSNDYWYQLLADKGYIIVCIDGRGTGFKGAEFKKVTYQELGKYEVEDQISAAQKLGERSYIDKDRIGIWGWSYGGFMSSNAILKGNDTFSMAIAVAPVTSWRFYDTVYTERYMRTPQENASGYDENSPLNHVEKLKGDYLLIHGGGDDNVHLQNTMRMVEELIQANKQFDWAIYPDRNHGIYGGNTRLHLYNKMTDFILEKL; the protein is encoded by the coding sequence ATGAAATTCCCTAAAATACTCGTTGCTTTTATTTTAGCAGCATCTTCTGTGCTTATGGCACAACAAAAGGAAGTTAGTCTCGAAGAAATATGGAGTGGAACTTTCCGCGAAGAGAGACTTCAATCGCTACAATCTTTAAATAACGGTGAAGAATATGTGGTACTGAATAGAGATCGTGAAAGCGGTGCTGCCAGTATTGATGTTTACAGCTATAAATCTGGAAAGAAAACAAGAACTTTATTAAGTAGTAACGATCTTGATAAGATCGATTCTTTCCAAGGATTCAAATTCAGCAAAAAAGAAGATAAGATTTTATTATCTACAGAGGTTGAACCTATTTATAGAAGGTCTTCAAGAGAAATATTCTACGTGTATGATGTAAAATCTAAAGATCTGAAAAAGGTAAGTGAAGATAAGGTTCAGGAAGCCTCATTTTCTCCGGATGCTTCAAAACTGGCCTATGTTTTTGACAATAATATATACATCTTAGACCTGAAGACAAATGAAAGAACTCAGGTTACAAAGGATGGTGAGATAAATAGCACCATTAACGGAATCACAGATTGGGTTTACGAAGAGGAGTTTTCTTTTGTAAAAGCTTTTGAATGGAATCCAACCGGCGAAAAACTGGCTTTTTTGAAATTTGATGAAACTGAAGTGCCGGAATTTTCAATGGATCTTTTTGGAAAAGATCTTTACCCTACGCAACAGGTTTTTAAATACCCGAAAGCAGGGGAGGCTAATTCTAAAGTTAGTCTTCATATGTACGATGTGAAATTTAAAAATTCTGAAGAAATTGATCTTGGAGATAAATATGATGTAGCTTCTGAAGCTAAAACTTCTGAAGATTTCAGTGATTTTTATATTTCACGAATCAAATGGTCGGCAGATCCAATGTTGCTAAGTGTTCAGGTGCTAAACAGACATCAAAACAATCTTGACCTTATTTTTGTAGATGCTGAAGATAATGACGCAACGGTTGTTCTAAATGAAACCGATGAGGCTTATGTTGATATTACAGATAATCTGACCTTCCTAGAAGACAATAGTTTTATCTGGACCAGCGAACAGGACGGTTACAATCATATTTATCATTATGATGAGCAAGGAGAGTTACTGGATCAGGTAACCAGTGGTGATTGGGAAGTAACCAATTATTACGGTTACGATAAAAAAGCGGATAAAATTTATTATCAAAGTACTGAAAATGGAAGCGTAAACCGAGATGTTTATTCAGTTAAACCAAACGGTAAAAACAAAAAAAGACTTACGGAGAGAACTGGGATGAATTCAGCTTCTTTTAGCGCAGATTATACCTATTTCATCAATTCATTCACTAATGTGGAGACTCCTCACGTCTACACATTACATAGAACAAAAGATGGGAAGCAGGTTCGTGAGATCTTAAATAACAGTGAATTATTAAAAAAGAATGAGCCTTATGGTTTTTCTCCAAAAGAGCTTTCTACCATAAATATCAATGGGAACGATCTTAATATGTGGACGATCAAACCTTCAGATTTTGATGAAAATAAGGAATATCCATTATTGATGTTTCAATATTCAGGACCTGGATCCCAGTCGGTTTCAAATTCTTATTTCAGTAGTAATGATTACTGGTACCAGCTATTAGCCGATAAAGGTTATATCATTGTTTGTATAGATGGTCGTGGCACCGGATTTAAAGGAGCCGAATTTAAAAAAGTAACGTACCAGGAACTTGGAAAATATGAAGTTGAAGATCAAATTTCAGCAGCGCAAAAATTAGGAGAAAGAAGTTATATAGATAAAGACAGAATTGGGATTTGGGGATGGAGTTACGGAGGTTTTATGTCTTCAAATGCTATCCTTAAAGGAAATGATACTTTTTCTATGGCCATTGCGGTTGCTCCGGTAACGAGCTGGAGGTTTTACGATACCGTTTATACGGAGAGGTATATGAGAACTCCGCAGGAAAATGCTTCAGGATATGATGAAAATTCTCCATTAAATCATGTGGAAAAACTAAAAGGAGATTATTTACTAATACATGGTGGTGGAGATGACAATGTACATCTTCAGAATACGATGAGAATGGTAGAAGAGCTTATCCAGGCAAATAAGCAATTTGACTGGGCGATTTATCCTGATAGAAATCATGGAATTTATGGAGGTAACACAAGACTGCACCTCTATAATAAGATGACCGATTTTATACTCGAAAAACTTTAA
- a CDS encoding type III pantothenate kinase yields MNLVIDGGNTFIKTAVFQNNRLLEKQVFLKKDFFENFENLQKKFPAIRKSILSSVTSLDSDLENALKKSYSLLQLDDLVALPFKNEYATPHTLGKDRIALVAAAVNTYPGKNVLIIDAGTCITYDLKTEDEVYLGGAISPGLEMRFKSLHKFTANLPLVTPKPAPKLIGDSTESSILSGIINGIEMELKGTIKSYDSKFEDLTIIFTGGDSQILSIPLKNSIFANSNFLLEGLNFILEFNKTQ; encoded by the coding sequence ATGAATTTAGTGATCGATGGGGGGAATACCTTTATAAAGACTGCTGTTTTTCAAAACAATAGACTTTTGGAAAAGCAGGTTTTCCTGAAAAAAGATTTTTTTGAAAATTTTGAAAATCTTCAAAAAAAGTTTCCCGCAATCAGAAAATCGATACTTTCCAGTGTAACTTCTCTGGATAGTGATCTGGAAAATGCATTAAAAAAATCCTATTCCTTACTTCAGTTAGATGACCTGGTCGCGCTTCCGTTCAAAAATGAATATGCTACACCTCACACTTTGGGGAAAGATAGAATTGCCCTGGTCGCTGCTGCAGTTAATACGTATCCTGGTAAAAATGTGCTGATTATTGATGCAGGAACATGTATTACGTATGATCTTAAAACTGAAGATGAGGTATATCTTGGTGGAGCTATATCGCCCGGATTGGAAATGAGATTTAAAAGTTTGCACAAGTTTACTGCCAATTTACCGTTAGTAACACCGAAGCCGGCACCAAAACTGATAGGTGACTCCACCGAATCCAGTATTTTATCCGGGATTATTAACGGAATTGAAATGGAATTAAAAGGAACCATAAAATCCTATGACTCTAAATTTGAAGATTTAACAATTATTTTCACAGGAGGTGATAGTCAAATTTTGTCTATACCATTAAAAAATAGCATATTTGCGAACTCAAATTTTTTGTTAGAAGGACTTAATTTCATTCTAGAATTTAACAAGACTCAATGA